Proteins from one Cellulosilyticum lentocellum DSM 5427 genomic window:
- a CDS encoding CTP synthase: MSTKYIFVTGGVVSGLGKGITAACLGRLLKARGKKVTIQKFDPYINIDPGTMSPYQHGEVFVTNDGSETDLDLGHYERFIDEKLNKYSNVTTGKIYWSVLNKERKGDYLGATVQVIPHITNMIKDCVYRVGNTGEPSDVVITEIGGTVGDIESLPFLESIRQVATDVGRENVLYIHVTLIPYLAKSGEMKTKPTQHSVKELLSIGIQPDIIVCRSEHPISEDMKYKMALFCNVDKDCVVQNLDAETLYQVPLMLEEEGLAKIVCKKLGMDCPQPDLTEWKAMIEKERNRDKVTKIALVGKYVELHDAYLSIVESLHHAGIYHGTEIDIDWINAETVTKDNAAEIFKDVQGILVPGGFGDRGVEGKIEAVRYARENKVPFFGICLGMQCAVIEFARHVAGLEGAHSSELAPNTKYPVIDLMPDQKDIEDLGGTMRLGAYPCVLKENSNSYAAYGVKQIEERHRHRYEYNNEYRNLLTSKGLKITGTSPDDRLVEIVEIEEHPWFVGAQFHPEFLSRPNRPHPLFKDFVGAAVKQEIK, translated from the coding sequence ATGTCTACAAAATATATTTTTGTTACAGGCGGAGTAGTTTCTGGCTTAGGCAAAGGGATTACAGCAGCGTGCTTAGGAAGATTGTTAAAGGCAAGAGGAAAGAAAGTTACTATTCAAAAATTTGATCCTTATATTAATATAGACCCCGGTACTATGAGCCCCTACCAACATGGAGAAGTATTCGTAACAAACGATGGCAGTGAAACAGATTTAGACTTAGGGCATTATGAAAGATTTATTGATGAAAAATTAAATAAGTACAGCAATGTAACTACAGGTAAAATCTATTGGTCTGTTCTTAACAAAGAACGTAAAGGGGACTACTTAGGTGCAACAGTACAAGTTATTCCTCATATTACAAATATGATCAAAGATTGTGTGTACCGTGTAGGTAATACTGGCGAGCCATCTGATGTTGTTATAACAGAGATTGGTGGGACAGTTGGAGATATCGAAAGTTTACCTTTCCTAGAATCAATTAGACAAGTAGCCACAGATGTGGGTAGAGAAAATGTATTATACATTCATGTAACACTTATTCCATACCTTGCTAAATCAGGAGAAATGAAAACAAAGCCTACTCAACATTCTGTAAAAGAGTTACTTTCTATAGGTATTCAACCAGATATTATAGTATGTCGCAGTGAGCATCCTATTTCAGAAGATATGAAATATAAGATGGCATTATTCTGTAATGTAGATAAGGATTGTGTTGTACAAAATTTAGATGCAGAGACACTTTATCAAGTACCTTTAATGTTAGAAGAAGAGGGTCTTGCTAAAATTGTATGTAAAAAATTAGGAATGGATTGTCCACAGCCGGATTTAACAGAATGGAAAGCAATGATCGAAAAAGAAAGAAATAGAGATAAAGTAACTAAGATTGCTTTAGTAGGTAAATATGTAGAATTACATGATGCTTATCTTTCAATTGTAGAATCATTACATCATGCAGGAATTTATCATGGTACAGAAATTGACATTGATTGGATTAATGCAGAAACAGTAACCAAAGATAATGCGGCTGAAATTTTCAAAGATGTACAAGGTATTTTAGTACCAGGAGGCTTTGGAGATAGAGGTGTAGAAGGTAAGATTGAAGCAGTACGTTATGCGAGAGAAAATAAAGTACCTTTCTTTGGAATTTGCTTAGGTATGCAATGTGCAGTAATTGAATTTGCAAGACATGTAGCAGGACTTGAAGGGGCTCATAGCTCAGAGTTAGCACCAAATACAAAATATCCAGTTATTGATCTTATGCCAGATCAAAAAGATATTGAAGATTTAGGTGGTACAATGAGACTTGGAGCTTATCCATGTGTACTTAAAGAAAACAGTAATTCATATGCTGCATATGGTGTAAAACAAATAGAAGAAAGACACCGTCACCGCTATGAATATAACAATGAATATAGAAACCTTTTAACAAGCAAAGGTTTAAAAATAACAGGAACATCTCCTGATGATAGATTAGTAGAAATCGTTGAGATTGAAGAGCATCCATGGTTCGTAGGAGCACAGTTCCATCCAGAATTTTTATCAAGACCAAATAGACCTCATCCATTATTCAAAGATTTTGTAGGTGCAGCAGTTAAACAAGAAATAAAATAA
- a CDS encoding DUF368 domain-containing protein gives MIVFNLIRGMFMAFADSVPGVSGGTIAFVMGFYNQFIDSINALTSRSSKEEKKEALIFLLKIGIGWAVGMIISILFIASIFDTYIYHVSSLFLGFIIFSIPLIYKEEKETIKENTKHVIYLLLGIIIVALITYFNPVSGGSGAEISSNQFSFGLGVYAFIAGMIAISAMVLPGISGSTLLLIFGLYSTIITGVKDILHFNFASLPLIIVFGIGVLVGIVSVVRIISKLLKTKRSQLIYFIFGLMIGSLYAVVMGPTTLDIPKAPMSLSTFNIIFFIIGALIIFGLEKLKTIMQR, from the coding sequence ATGATTGTCTTTAATTTAATTCGCGGTATGTTTATGGCATTTGCCGATAGTGTTCCAGGTGTTTCAGGAGGTACTATTGCATTTGTTATGGGATTTTATAATCAGTTTATTGATTCTATTAACGCCCTTACATCTCGTTCTTCTAAAGAAGAGAAAAAAGAAGCACTTATTTTTTTATTAAAAATAGGTATAGGCTGGGCAGTAGGTATGATTATATCTATTCTTTTTATTGCTTCTATATTTGATACTTATATTTATCATGTTAGTTCTTTATTCCTTGGCTTTATCATATTTTCCATTCCACTTATTTATAAGGAAGAAAAAGAAACTATCAAAGAAAATACTAAACATGTAATCTATTTACTTCTTGGTATCATTATCGTAGCACTTATTACCTATTTTAACCCTGTTTCAGGTGGTAGTGGGGCTGAAATAAGTAGTAATCAATTTTCTTTCGGCTTAGGCGTATATGCTTTTATTGCAGGTATGATTGCTATCTCTGCTATGGTTTTACCAGGTATTTCAGGTTCTACTTTACTATTAATATTTGGACTATACTCGACTATTATCACAGGTGTAAAAGACATTTTACATTTTAATTTTGCTTCACTTCCTTTAATTATTGTTTTTGGTATAGGTGTATTAGTCGGTATTGTTAGCGTTGTCCGTATTATAAGTAAGCTACTCAAAACTAAACGTTCACAACTTATCTATTTTATTTTTGGTTTAATGATTGGCTCTCTTTATGCTGTTGTTATGGGGCCAACTACTTTAGATATTCCTAAAGCACCCATGTCATTATCCACCTTTAATATTATTTTCTTTATTATAGGCGCGCTTATTATCTTCGGTTTAGAAAAACTTAAAACCATTATGCAGCGCTAA
- a CDS encoding DUF5658 family protein, which yields MKLTHVEASRKLIRKFWGLYILNCTDILFTYTFLKTGGFYEANPFMRSIVTNPYLCLLIKVILPGIAILFLVHYLEHNTKPLAHICQWASNFIILVYFLINTLHIYYFFTIIS from the coding sequence ATGAAACTTACTCACGTAGAAGCTTCTAGAAAACTTATTCGTAAGTTTTGGGGGCTTTATATTTTAAACTGCACAGATATACTTTTTACTTATACCTTTTTAAAAACCGGAGGCTTTTACGAAGCTAATCCATTTATGCGTTCTATTGTTACTAATCCTTACTTGTGTTTACTTATAAAAGTTATTTTGCCTGGCATAGCTATACTCTTCTTAGTTCACTACTTAGAGCATAATACAAAACCACTTGCTCATATTTGTCAATGGGCTTCCAATTTTATCATTTTGGTGTATTTTCTTATCAACACCCTGCATATTTACTATTTTTTTACAATCATCTCCTAG
- a CDS encoding MarR family winged helix-turn-helix transcriptional regulator, with the protein MEGSIKIVNELLVELFNDILNIEKESLKNGHFSDLSITEMHVLEAIGLEDRTMTEVASQIGITVGTLTTSINRLVKKEYVLRERSETDRRYVEIRLSKKGKLAYRVHEAFHEKMVRTMTDNLSDQDNEVLIASMQRLNQFFKDNYSVLSKKDPAKSNDK; encoded by the coding sequence ATGGAAGGTTCGATTAAGATTGTAAATGAACTATTAGTAGAATTATTTAATGACATACTTAATATAGAGAAAGAATCTCTAAAAAATGGACACTTTAGTGATTTATCTATTACAGAAATGCATGTTTTAGAAGCCATAGGTTTAGAGGATAGAACAATGACAGAAGTAGCAAGTCAAATAGGTATCACAGTGGGAACGTTGACTACTTCTATTAATCGTTTGGTTAAGAAAGAATATGTTTTAAGGGAAAGATCAGAAACAGATAGACGTTATGTGGAAATAAGACTCTCTAAAAAGGGAAAATTAGCTTATCGTGTTCATGAGGCTTTTCATGAAAAAATGGTAAGAACAATGACAGATAATTTATCAGATCAAGACAATGAGGTACTGATTGCTTCTATGCAACGACTTAACCAATTTTTTAAAGATAATTATAGCGTTTTATCTAAGAAAGATCCTGCTAAAAGCAATGACAAATAA
- a CDS encoding tocopherol cyclase family protein, with protein sequence MGIINKEEFFYGSLKKTDYFERWHVYLVDASKQHMLSIVLGVLLQGKEKYAFIQIGSNIPHLNRIVKYPIEAFSYTSDSITIENNVLSRDFIQLDLDEGKFQLNGKIIFSQGKQLETKFWRPGLMGPIKWLPFLNSYHEVLSLTHIIMGEINFNNKEISFDEGRGALDKDWGKSFPNVWLWMQCNHFQKHDAAMMVGVARMPIFLNYYTAFAMPFYFNDKTEIYANYTGAHIAKLYRYKGYIHLIITEKSKVIDLKVFGKEDVPLIASPMGHLIRDVYECIDSKIEVKVTQGGRTVFEDIGECAHLKIGGNTSKLK encoded by the coding sequence ATGGGAATTATAAATAAAGAAGAATTTTTTTATGGAAGTTTAAAGAAAACTGATTACTTTGAAAGATGGCATGTCTATTTAGTAGATGCCTCAAAACAACATATGCTGAGTATAGTTCTAGGCGTTTTACTACAAGGAAAAGAAAAATACGCTTTTATACAAATAGGTAGCAATATACCGCATTTGAATCGTATTGTAAAATACCCTATTGAAGCATTTAGCTATACTAGTGATAGTATAACTATTGAAAATAATGTTTTATCAAGAGACTTTATTCAATTAGATTTAGATGAAGGGAAATTTCAATTAAATGGAAAGATTATTTTCTCCCAAGGAAAGCAGTTAGAAACAAAATTCTGGAGACCGGGATTAATGGGTCCTATTAAATGGCTGCCTTTTTTAAATTCTTATCACGAGGTATTATCTTTAACCCATATTATTATGGGAGAAATTAATTTTAACAATAAAGAAATTAGTTTTGATGAAGGAAGAGGAGCTTTAGACAAGGATTGGGGAAAAAGTTTTCCAAATGTATGGCTTTGGATGCAGTGTAATCATTTTCAAAAACATGATGCTGCCATGATGGTAGGAGTGGCTAGAATGCCGATTTTTTTGAATTATTATACTGCTTTTGCTATGCCCTTTTATTTTAATGATAAGACAGAAATTTATGCTAATTATACTGGGGCTCATATTGCCAAATTATATCGCTACAAAGGTTATATTCATTTGATTATCACAGAAAAATCAAAGGTAATTGACCTTAAAGTTTTTGGCAAAGAAGATGTTCCACTAATAGCATCGCCAATGGGACATCTTATTAGGGATGTTTATGAGTGTATAGATTCAAAAATAGAAGTTAAGGTAACACAAGGAGGAAGAACTGTTTTCGAGGATATTGGAGAATGTGCCCATTTAAAAATTGGAGGAAATACGTCTAAACTTAAGTGA
- a CDS encoding heavy-metal-associated domain-containing protein, with protein sequence MLGIKKQFIKNMIKLEVVSNTPGKLQIYVAQIKKVEDEYKRYETYAQKAITLMPGINNIDVDYDKGILTINYDPNQVSVQKVYNWLQVMIDVGIDYYDDIKAGWDMQGNEGENVEKVWQKMRPVLLAQLGKLK encoded by the coding sequence ATGTTAGGAATAAAAAAACAATTTATAAAAAATATGATTAAGTTAGAAGTCGTATCCAATACTCCAGGTAAACTTCAAATTTATGTGGCACAGATTAAAAAAGTAGAAGATGAATATAAGAGATATGAGACCTATGCTCAGAAAGCTATAACGTTAATGCCAGGTATTAATAATATTGATGTAGATTATGATAAAGGTATATTGACGATTAATTATGACCCTAATCAAGTAAGTGTACAGAAGGTATATAACTGGTTACAGGTTATGATCGATGTGGGAATTGATTATTATGATGATATTAAGGCAGGCTGGGATATGCAGGGAAATGAAGGAGAGAATGTAGAAAAGGTATGGCAAAAAATGAGGCCAGTTCTACTTGCTCAATTGGGAAAACTAAAGTAA
- a CDS encoding 5'-methylthioadenosine/adenosylhomocysteine nucleosidase, which translates to MLSEKADLVEGDTRLIGIIGAMDEEIISLKRKMEVKEQKEIAGMTFYVGTVGEKEIVLVRCGIGKVNAAVCTQVLVDIFHAEYIINTGVAGGLYPELNIGDIVISSDTVEHDMDASAVGNPRGEIPRMKKTYFEADQKLIEVAQKAAEKLKGAGKVYVGRVASGDQFVCSMKVKEDIYSTFTAYCAEMEGAAIAHTCFLNQVPFVIIRAISDKADQSADVNFEEFVDVAAKNASRMIEGILKTL; encoded by the coding sequence ATGCTAAGTGAAAAAGCCGATTTAGTGGAAGGAGATACAAGGTTGATAGGAATTATAGGTGCAATGGATGAAGAGATTATATCTCTTAAAAGAAAAATGGAAGTTAAAGAGCAAAAAGAAATAGCAGGTATGACTTTCTACGTAGGAACAGTAGGAGAAAAAGAGATTGTACTTGTAAGATGTGGCATTGGTAAAGTAAATGCAGCTGTATGTACACAGGTTTTAGTAGATATATTCCATGCAGAATATATTATTAATACAGGAGTAGCAGGTGGGCTTTATCCAGAACTCAACATTGGAGATATTGTTATTTCTAGTGATACGGTAGAGCACGATATGGATGCTTCAGCAGTAGGAAATCCTAGAGGGGAAATTCCACGTATGAAAAAAACTTACTTTGAAGCTGACCAAAAGCTCATTGAAGTCGCTCAAAAAGCTGCAGAAAAGCTTAAAGGCGCAGGTAAAGTATATGTAGGAAGAGTAGCTAGTGGTGACCAATTTGTGTGTAGCATGAAAGTAAAAGAAGATATCTATTCTACTTTTACAGCATACTGTGCAGAAATGGAAGGCGCAGCGATTGCACATACTTGCTTTCTAAATCAAGTACCATTTGTTATTATCAGAGCTATTTCTGATAAAGCAGACCAAAGCGCAGATGTTAACTTCGAAGAATTTGTAGATGTAGCAGCTAAAAATGCTAGTAGAATGATCGAAGGTATTTTAAAGACGTTATAG
- a CDS encoding autotransporter outer membrane beta-barrel domain-containing protein, with the protein MNKRIVKKVLTYGVCLCMAFMTVPILAEVTTMVSVAPENWGKVDTTYLENANNKVLDISMLEANANRTIEIPSNITNLTIKGSTSKTYTGLVIKAAGRSLPLKLTVQDLKIVNGSIQIAKTSGENYLYLKGVNSIMANNSAAVLVDNGDSKLIIDAADEVAKLTVVGANSCAGIGGTDINHGGHIVIQGGNITATGGNNAAGIGSGHQRSVKSVTIKGNAVIEMAQGGSNGGAGIGGSANGENLDKIEISENAYVIDAIGSNGAAGIGAGNQSGVRVIDIIGGTIGKLDASNNYHGAIGGYKAAGIGGGAQDKDCNMTINIRNTTIVYAKGGDDAAGIGGGYERGADINIGDGAIIEKAIGGKNGAGIGCGPNGAQKTINITGTSLIKLAQGGENAAGIGGGKTRSAKINISGGNIEYAKGGANGAGIGCGEGNNDANSINISGGVIYAEGGGGTYTNDIGAGNYRDVPGGKTQNDAKGVPVNITGGTVFTPNNTMIGKTAVGTHVNYVLVAYRNYDKTTKTGTVYTGANIKIRTTAGMDKELVCNSEGRTSFSWEDPTKSLEGYWFQINDTSVTPMKIYVGLKAETDASQWNTIYYDIDNNIVVAGSPSIERAVIEIPIIYEEGTVEATPTQTVTATVGEDKIVPYSTSTIGYGIKMSEITNKDPDIKEIKSVSAELEFIPDSGSKNCEVMLYADKATGGVVVEDGSYPSGDKKYKYVNKSTSEFQITPAATSTGNIKFKYSGNWIKADDYQIVAYIPTQGVKESSSEVELNAYKSAYVDAAYSIKVKVTNIKVEVKRQQYIIVNIPGGTSLRLPGSLVTEVVNLPDQELVVKFNEIPNIH; encoded by the coding sequence ATGAATAAAAGAATAGTTAAAAAAGTACTTACGTATGGAGTATGCTTATGTATGGCATTTATGACGGTGCCTATTTTAGCAGAAGTGACAACTATGGTATCAGTAGCACCTGAAAATTGGGGAAAGGTTGACACAACTTACTTGGAAAATGCAAATAATAAGGTTTTAGACATAAGTATGTTAGAGGCTAATGCTAATAGAACGATTGAAATTCCAAGTAATATAACTAACCTTACAATTAAAGGGAGTACATCTAAGACTTATACTGGACTTGTTATTAAAGCAGCGGGTAGGTCATTGCCACTTAAGTTAACTGTACAAGATTTAAAAATAGTGAACGGTAGTATTCAAATCGCTAAAACATCAGGAGAAAATTATTTGTATTTAAAAGGGGTAAATAGCATAATGGCTAATAACTCAGCAGCAGTTTTAGTTGATAATGGAGATAGTAAGTTGATTATTGATGCTGCAGACGAAGTTGCTAAACTTACAGTAGTAGGGGCAAATTCCTGTGCAGGTATTGGAGGAACAGATATTAATCATGGTGGACATATAGTTATTCAAGGTGGTAATATCACAGCCACAGGAGGTAATAATGCAGCAGGAATTGGTTCAGGGCACCAACGATCTGTAAAGAGTGTTACAATTAAAGGTAATGCAGTTATTGAAATGGCTCAAGGTGGATCTAATGGTGGAGCAGGCATTGGTGGCTCAGCAAATGGTGAAAATTTAGACAAAATAGAGATTAGTGAAAATGCATACGTTATTGATGCTATTGGTTCTAATGGCGCTGCAGGTATTGGGGCTGGAAATCAAAGTGGTGTAAGAGTAATTGATATTATCGGGGGAACAATAGGAAAATTAGATGCCTCTAATAATTATCATGGAGCTATTGGTGGATACAAGGCTGCTGGAATTGGTGGAGGTGCTCAGGATAAAGACTGTAATATGACTATTAACATAAGAAATACAACTATTGTATATGCTAAAGGTGGAGATGATGCTGCCGGAATTGGTGGTGGATACGAACGTGGAGCAGATATTAATATTGGTGATGGTGCTATTATTGAAAAAGCTATTGGAGGGAAAAATGGAGCAGGTATCGGTTGTGGCCCTAATGGGGCGCAAAAGACCATTAATATCACAGGTACTAGCCTAATTAAGTTAGCTCAAGGTGGAGAGAATGCGGCTGGTATTGGGGGTGGAAAGACTCGTTCAGCTAAAATTAATATTTCAGGTGGAAATATTGAGTATGCCAAAGGAGGAGCCAATGGAGCAGGTATTGGCTGTGGAGAAGGAAATAATGATGCAAATAGCATTAATATATCTGGTGGGGTGATTTATGCGGAAGGTGGAGGTGGTACCTACACAAATGATATAGGTGCTGGAAATTACAGAGATGTACCTGGGGGCAAGACTCAAAATGACGCAAAGGGTGTGCCTGTTAATATTACAGGTGGTACAGTATTTACACCAAATAATACAATGATAGGAAAAACGGCTGTAGGAACGCATGTTAATTATGTATTAGTTGCTTACAGGAATTATGATAAAACAACTAAAACAGGTACAGTCTATACAGGAGCTAATATTAAAATAAGAACAACAGCAGGAATGGATAAAGAGTTGGTATGTAATAGTGAAGGTAGGACATCGTTTTCCTGGGAAGATCCTACTAAGAGTCTAGAGGGCTATTGGTTCCAAATTAATGATACAAGTGTTACACCAATGAAGATTTATGTAGGCCTAAAAGCAGAAACGGATGCCAGTCAATGGAATACAATTTATTATGATATAGACAATAATATTGTAGTAGCAGGTAGCCCTAGTATTGAAAGAGCGGTTATTGAAATTCCTATTATTTATGAAGAGGGGACAGTTGAAGCTACACCAACTCAAACAGTTACAGCTACTGTAGGAGAGGATAAAATAGTTCCATATTCTACTTCTACCATAGGGTACGGTATTAAAATGTCAGAGATTACAAATAAAGATCCAGATATTAAAGAGATTAAATCAGTAAGTGCAGAACTGGAATTTATCCCAGATAGTGGAAGTAAGAATTGCGAGGTTATGCTATATGCAGATAAAGCTACTGGTGGCGTTGTAGTAGAAGACGGATCTTATCCTAGTGGTGACAAAAAATATAAATATGTTAATAAGAGTACATCTGAATTTCAAATTACACCTGCTGCTACATCAACAGGCAATATTAAATTTAAATATAGCGGCAACTGGATAAAGGCAGATGATTATCAAATTGTAGCATATATTCCTACACAGGGAGTGAAAGAAAGTAGTTCAGAAGTAGAACTTAATGCATATAAATCTGCTTATGTAGATGCTGCATATTCTATTAAGGTAAAGGTAACTAATATCAAGGTTGAAGTTAAGCGCCAACAGTATATTATTGTTAATATACCAGGGGGCACTTCACTAAGGCTGCCAGGGTCTCTAGTTACAGAAGTAGTCAATTTACCTGATCAAGAGTTAGTAGTCAAGTTTAATGAGATTCCTAATATACATTAG
- a CDS encoding glucose-6-phosphate isomerase: protein MSKITVDYSKTGVQAHEVAYFKEHVETAHKMLHDKTGAGNDFLGWIDLPVDYDKNEFARIKKAAEKIQKDSDVLIVIGIGGSYLGARACIDALSHTFYNALSKDQRKSPEIYYVGNNISGTYLKDLLDVCEGKEVSVNVISKSGTTTEPAIAFRVFKKFMEEKYGKEAAKSRIFATTDKARGALLTLAKEEGYETFVIPDDVGGRFSVLTPVGLLPIAAAGIDIDELMKGAADARVEFATPNLEENACYQYAAVRNALLRKGKSTEIIVNYEPCLQYFGEWWKQLYGESEGKDQKGLYPSSVNFSTDLHSLGQYIQDGQRMLFETVINVENARKDVVLEEEASDLDGLNYLAGKTMDFVNKKAYEGTILAHVDGGVPNMVVNLPAIDAYHMGQLIYFFEKACGISGYLLGVNPFDQPGVEEYKKNMFALLGKKGFESLRETLLARLNK, encoded by the coding sequence ATGAGTAAAATTACTGTTGACTACTCTAAAACAGGAGTACAAGCACATGAAGTAGCATATTTCAAAGAACATGTGGAAACCGCACATAAAATGCTACATGACAAAACAGGAGCTGGTAACGATTTTCTTGGTTGGATTGATTTACCAGTAGATTATGACAAAAATGAATTTGCTCGTATTAAAAAAGCAGCAGAAAAAATTCAAAAAGATTCAGATGTACTTATTGTAATTGGTATTGGTGGTTCATATTTAGGGGCTAGAGCATGTATTGATGCTTTAAGTCATACCTTCTACAATGCATTAAGCAAAGACCAAAGAAAATCACCTGAAATTTATTATGTAGGAAATAATATTTCTGGAACTTACTTAAAGGACCTTTTAGATGTATGTGAAGGCAAAGAAGTAAGCGTTAATGTTATTTCAAAATCAGGAACAACAACAGAACCAGCAATTGCTTTCCGTGTATTCAAAAAATTTATGGAAGAAAAGTATGGAAAAGAAGCAGCTAAAAGTCGTATCTTTGCAACAACAGACAAAGCAAGAGGAGCTCTATTAACACTTGCAAAAGAAGAAGGATACGAAACCTTTGTTATTCCAGATGATGTAGGTGGTCGCTTCTCCGTTTTAACACCAGTAGGACTTTTACCTATTGCAGCAGCAGGTATTGATATTGATGAATTAATGAAAGGTGCAGCAGATGCTAGAGTCGAGTTTGCAACACCAAATTTAGAAGAAAATGCTTGCTACCAATATGCAGCTGTAAGAAATGCACTTCTTAGAAAAGGGAAATCAACAGAAATTATTGTTAACTATGAACCTTGTTTACAATATTTCGGTGAATGGTGGAAACAATTATACGGAGAAAGTGAAGGCAAGGATCAAAAAGGTCTTTATCCTTCATCAGTTAACTTTTCTACAGATCTTCACTCTTTAGGTCAATATATTCAAGATGGTCAAAGAATGTTATTCGAAACAGTTATAAATGTAGAAAATGCAAGAAAAGATGTTGTACTTGAAGAAGAAGCATCTGATTTAGATGGTCTTAATTATTTAGCTGGAAAAACAATGGATTTTGTTAATAAAAAAGCATATGAAGGAACTATTCTTGCTCACGTAGATGGTGGAGTACCTAATATGGTTGTTAACTTACCAGCTATTGATGCTTACCATATGGGACAACTTATTTATTTCTTTGAAAAAGCCTGTGGTATTAGTGGTTATTTATTAGGAGTTAATCCATTTGACCAACCAGGTGTAGAAGAATATAAGAAAAATATGTTTGCACTTTTAGGCAAAAAAGGATTTGAATCACTTAGAGAAACACTTTTAGCGAGACTTAATAAATAA
- a CDS encoding transcription repressor NadR has product MDGEQRREEILKLLERETKPISGTYLSKHFKVSRQVIVQDVALLRASGYDILATARGYILNQDASNMLQRVIWVKHTHDEAEDELNTIIDNGGRVRNVIIMHPVYGEVVADLMIKTRREIKQFVEKLKETKASTLLSLTDGMHMHTIEASSKEELDIIEEELNTKGYLVTHS; this is encoded by the coding sequence ATGGATGGAGAACAAAGAAGGGAAGAAATACTAAAATTATTAGAAAGAGAAACAAAACCTATAAGTGGAACATACTTATCTAAGCATTTTAAAGTAAGTAGACAAGTTATCGTTCAAGATGTGGCATTACTTCGTGCAAGTGGATATGATATATTGGCTACTGCAAGAGGGTATATTCTTAATCAAGATGCATCTAACATGTTACAACGGGTAATATGGGTTAAGCATACACATGATGAAGCTGAGGATGAACTTAATACTATTATTGATAATGGTGGGCGTGTAAGAAATGTGATTATTATGCATCCTGTCTATGGAGAAGTAGTTGCAGATTTAATGATAAAAACGCGTAGAGAGATTAAACAGTTTGTGGAGAAGCTAAAAGAGACAAAAGCTAGTACACTGTTAAGTCTAACTGATGGGATGCATATGCATACTATTGAAGCTAGTAGCAAAGAGGAATTAGATATTATAGAAGAGGAATTAAATACCAAAGGGTATTTAGTGACACATTCATAG